TTTCGCAACGAAGAGCGAAGGACAAACACATACCAGGAAAGACCCGAAAGACAGCAGGAGTTCAGAGCCAAAAAGCCAACTGATGATCGCCATCCCTCCTGGCTGgcaaagcagcagcagaaaccaATTATCAGTGATTTTAAGGGCAAGAAGATCACATTTGGCGACAATGGACAGGCGTCTGAGACTAGAGCTTCTCAGATTAATCCTCCAGCCCCGACTGCTGCTCCCTTATCCACCGAGGGCATGCATCCCTCTTGGGTGGCAAAGCAGAAGTTTAAACCCAAAATCGCTGCCTTCCAGGGTACCAAGATTAAGTTTGATgaagattaaaaatattgttggtattttgttgttttaatcaCTAAATAACTGCAATCGTCCCAGCTCAAACGCCAACCTTGGGCACATAGTGACCTCGAACCTTGTCCTCATTGCACAGCTTGTCAACGTTCACATCGGGGAATTGGCGACGCAGCACGCCCAGGTCGAAGTTGGGATTGCGGCGCAGGATCATCATGACTTCGTTGCGGGAGCGGCTGCAAATGTTTAAGATTTTAGAAATAAGGATTCTCGATACAACCCCAGTACACTCACTTCTTGGCCTTGCGCTTGGCATTGTAGAGCTTCTCGCGGTACTTCAGCAGGAATCTGTTAACGGCTCGGCCGCCGAAGCCAATGTTGCGGGACTTGATCCATTTGAGGTTCATGAAGGGTGGCAGGACGTGTTCGCAGGATTTGTAGGAGACCTGCAGGCCGAATGCGTTCTGCACCGGCTTCTGGGGCCGCTCGCCGGTTTCACCTGTCTCCAACAGGTGATACGCTTTGTTGCGCTCCCTAACCACTGTCTCCAGGTTCTCCATGGAAATCTTCACCTGGAATTAGGGTTAATATCGGCTCACCTCAGATCAGGTTATATAGCCTACCTTATCAATACGCTCTGGGCTGGGAAATACTTCCATTTTGTCGTTGCACTCGTGCTCCATGGTCATCAACATGTTGCGCTCCTTGAGGAGCACGAACCACAACTGGTGCAGCTCCTTGTTGGACTTGATGCGCAGCTCCTCTGTCCGCCAGGCACGGCCCACCTTCACCTCGGTCTCGCTCCAGTTCTTCTTGTCGTCAAAGAACTCCATCAGATCCCGGCGAACAGGTGAAGTGtgcatctgcatctgggcATGCGGCGTCTGCAGGGCGACCGCACTACATATTACATAAAAACAATGGCGCGCTTTTGTTGGTAATGCTGTGTGAAAGTCGGTTGTGTCTGACAGGACTCACCTGCAGGCTTGCCATGGCTGCTTGGGAGCGGTCAGTAAGCTCTTCACCGTTGCATTTCCCACAGTTTTAgccaaattaaaacattttattaacgTTGAAGACATTTTTCCAACAGCTGTCCGGCAGAGAGTGTGACCGTCTTTAAATTGGAAGAACTTGGCAGCAAGCGATACAGTTGCATGGTTTGTGTCCCAATACATTTTGATAGCACGATACCGCAAAATATCGACACGGGCACCGATGTTTTGGCGGAAAGTATCGATGTTTCATTGTAGTtcgaaatcaaatttaaaacggCCATATTTCTTAAGCCGATTCAAATTTCCGCATTAATTTCTTCACATTGTTGTGGTTAAAGGCACAATAAAGTGAAGGATacaaggatttttttttcaaaacgtAGTTTCTGTAGATGCCAGAACTGTAGTGATGTGTTTTGGATAAGTCCACCAAAAATCGGTTAGAccgatatttttaaaacaacgaTTTCATCGATGAAGGCGTCCAAGTTTTCAACCACTCGCGCTCTCAACTAATCGATGCTGGCATCGATGTTTCTCCATCTCTAGCTCTAGCTGCGCTTCGCTCTGTGCTAAtgaaaaatcgaattttttccTAATCAACTGAAATTTACACGGGCAAAGTTTCACAGAATTTACACTCAAGCGGTTGCCCAGCATGCAATAAGTAAATGTAAGTGGCCACTCCCCCGAAGGTACTGCAATAAGTTGTTGAAAAGATGGCTTGTTTGTTCTATCCATCCAATCCACTTGGTATGCAGGAACGCCAAGTTTTccgtgtgggtgtgtgtgtgcgtgagtgcGAGTGTTAGTGTGTGTGGCATTCAgtacacaaatttaaattgataaaactCGACAAAGGCAGCGGTTCTGAATTGCAACGAATGCATTCCCTGCAGTGCCAAGTGCTTATTAATTGTGCATTTATCACAGCAAATTCAACCAATTTGCACCTCTAAATGGGCgaccaaaaacaaattcattgaccaaaaacggaaaaaaaatcaaatctagAGCGATGTAGTAATAGGACAGTGTTGCCGAGCTGCACGAAATTGGTAGTGTAAGTGGGCAGTGCAGTGTagcatacataaatatttatctaacGGCGTTATCTGGGAACATAAATCCAGAGAAGTGTACAAAAATTCGGGTTACAccattgttgttattttcgTTATATAAAGTGCAGACCTTCATCGAATTAAAAGGTCAGAGATAGAGAATTGATTGATCAATTTGGCAAAGGGGGTGGAGTCGCTTGTAGGGTTTTCTTTGGCCTTTCATTCTTTTTTCACTTCTCTCTTCCCGATTTTCGTAAGACTTTTGCTCGGCGGTGAACgtccaaaaaacaaaacaagtcATTATGTTTGTAGGTTTTCTTGCTCCTCTGTTTTTATGTGTCAGCCAGGGGTTAATTTCTCGGTGTCGCCTCAATTATCCGGGTTCTGCATTTCCCTGCGGTTCGTATTTCTGGACTCGGCGACACTTGTTGCCCCTGTTAACAGAGCTGTTAGTAGTTCCAATCCCCGGAAACCTCGCCATATCGTGCGATAACCTTACAAAAAGGTTTCGTTTGCCTCCATTTGATTATCGTGTTCTTAGTAAAAGTAGCAACAAATAGAGGAATTTTCGGTTCTCCAAACTTGGAATGAGTTTTTAGAGGGCTTTATCAAGAATTCTGCTAGCTTTTAATTTGTAACGCCCATATTATGCTGATTCGTACACACATGTGGATTTTTTGTATGGACTGTGCTTATCTTTAACACTCGACTATACAACttataatgtttatttttgttgcaaataaataagttgATATAAATTGGCcttcttaacttaaatttaacagcattttttttctttaaatatgaCTGTAACTATGACATCATTACGTATACGTGATTTTAAAACTTCATCAGTAGTTTATTGATTTCTCGTGATCTATTTGACAAACACAAATAATCTGATTATGAAACCAAATAGtcatttatttacaaaagtaAATATCTCTGCTCCAAATAAGTTTGTAGTTTGTACGTAGTTTACGGTGGGCCTTTATATAGTTATTGTTGCTCTGCTTCAAAAacattagaaataaaatatcaagCAGTCCAACatcaattttgaataaaaatagttttgtgaGTGTGTGGTATGTTACTTTGAAAATATTCTTATTGTAACTGGAAACGgatttatattgttttgttcTGTCTTACTGTCCAaatcattaatttattatactGTAAGCTAATATAAGTTACTTTTAAGTGTTATCTGTGTGCCTGGTAATGTGGAGGCAGTGAGTAGTTGTGCTGTATTCTCTTAAAGCTCTGCTCTATTCATTAAAATATGCGTGTGCATTGAAGAAGAAAGCCAACGAAAGTTGTTTGCCACATTACCGGCAATGTTGCAACACCGGTCGCGTTGTAATCGTGTGCAAGAAGCGCGAAATCCGGCCAAACGCGAACGGAAGAACGAGAGGCGAGGcgtaaagtaaacaaaacataGCGCAGCAAGAGCAGGGAGCACGGAGCAGCAGCCACCTCCTCACGAGAAGCATTACCAGGGCGCCAGTTGAAGAGTCTAAAAGAAAAACCCTCAAACCTCGATCTTTCTTTTTTCCATCTTTTCTCGTTTCCGAAGACCGAACAGCCGAAATGTCGCAAAAAGAATTGGCGGCGCTTGTCGCCTCAAGAACAAGCCGAAAGCGTACCGTGCCCTCGGCCACATCTCCAATGTCCACTCGCTCAGAACCAAAATCCATCATTGAGATACACATATCCAATGACTCCTCCCCCACGAAGAGAGCTTGCCGGGATGTGGAGCAAGCCAATGTAAAGGTGGATCAGGCTCAGCAGCAGGAAGAAGAGAACCTGGAACAATTGCCGCCACTGACTCAAGAAGAGCAGCAACGATACAATGATTTTCGGACCAGTGGATCGATATTTTTGCAAGATTTGCCCTGCTTTAAGCTACAGCAAGCACAGCCAGCAGTAGGCTCCTCGCCGATTCCCAAGTGTCGGGAGTGCCGAAGGCGAAATGTGGTGCCCAAAGAGGGTGAAACCAGCGCCGTACACGATGTCTATTGCCGGTTTTATGAATTCCGACGCCTGCAGTTTAATGAGAAGGGAGAGTTGGGAGTGGTTGGTTTCCCAAATCCTTATAGCGAGCCCACACCGGAGGACACTGCCATTTGGCAGCCAGATGGAAGTACAGCCCCGACTAGCGGTTACATGGACATACAGGTTTGCAGGTACATCCTGCTCCATGCCGGCGATCAGTTTTGTTACTTGTGGCGCCAGGAGGCGGAGGCTTTGAGATTGCATCAGAACCCAGACGGCACCATCGCTTGGAAGAAGGCCGTGAAGGGCACCAGAGAGATTTGCGATGTGTGCGACACCACGCTGTTCAACTATCACTGGACCTGTCGCAAGTGCGGCTTTGGGGTGTGCCTGGATTGCTTCAAGGATCGCAAGGAGGGGCAGCGACTGCGACGCGTGGAGACGGCTACCCAAAAGGGATGCGACGAGTATCACTGGCTCCTCTGCACCGATCCCAGTGGTCCCCAGGAGCATGCCCTCACCGAGCTGATGCTGACCCAGATCATAGCCGGAGATGCCCTGAATGTCTTGGGCCGGCTGTTGCACGAGGTGCGCTCTTTGTGGCAGGTGCCACAGGTGTGCGGATGTCTGCTGAGCAAGCAGGCGGTCGAGGACGCCCAACTAAACGAGTTGATCCAGGACATGATTAAGGAGTCCCAGTTGAAACAGCACACTAGCTTCTCCTCGCTGGCCTCCGAGCAGAAGCTGCACCAGCAACAGCGCCTTGAACAGTTGCACGCCAAGAAGCTGGAGTTTGCCAGAGAGCGGGGCATAGACTATGTGCCAGGGCGAGTGTGGACAAAGGAGACTTTGGGAAAGGATCCCATAACCACGGCTTTTGACAATTTCAAgcacattaattttttgaggAAGGGGTTGGCCGGTTTGAGAAGATTCCTTCCACCCAGGGCCATGACTTTGGCCCACTCCACTCAGTTGGCACCCGGTGTTCCACACGAGTGGCTCTGCGATGGCAAGCTGCTGCGCCTCACGGACGCCATGCATCCGGATAATCGAGTCCTTTACCAGGAGGTGTGGAAGTGTGGCCAGCCCGTTATGATCTCGGAGGTGGCTCGCTCTTTGAACTTGGACCTCTGGCATCCGCAGGCCTTCTGTCGTGACTTTGGCGAAAAGCCGAACGATCTGATCAACTGCCTGAATGGAAATCTCGTGCCCAATCAGCCGATGCGACACTTCTGGGAGGGATTTCAGTGCATGAGCAAGCGTCTGCTAGATGCCAATGGCAAGCCGATGCTCTTGAAGCTTAAGGATTGGCCGCCGGGTGATGATTTTGCCGAGATTCTACCCACCAGGTTTGCGGATCTGATGAAGGGACTGCCCATGCCGGAGTACACACTGCGAACGGGAAACCTAAACATTGCTAGCTGTCTGCCCAAAATGTTTGTCCCACCCGACTTGGGGCCCAAAATGTACAATGCATACGGCTCGGCTTTGCATCCGGACAAGGGCACCACCAATCTTCACCTGGACATTTCGGATGCAGTCAACATAATGGTTTATGTAGGAATCCCCCAGGACGGAGACACTAAGCCGCAGTTGGCGGCCACGCAGAAAGCCATTGCTCTCGGCGGTTGCGATTATATCACCAGAGCTCGTTGCCAGTCACCAGATGTCTTACCCGGAGCGTTGTGGCACATATTTCCGGCTCGCGATGCAGACAAAATAAGGGACTTGCTTAACCGTGTGACCCTGGAGAAGGGTTTCCGCCTGGAGCCCGATCACGATCCAATCCACGATCAGAATTGGTATCTGGACGACAAGTTGCGGGCCCGTTTGTTCAAGGAATACGGAGTGGAGGGACACCCCATTGTCCAGTGCTTGGGGGATGCTGTCTTCATACCAGCTGGCGCACCCCATCAAGTCCAGAATCTGCACAACTGCATCAAGGTGGCCGAGGACTTTGTCTCGCCAGAAAACATAACTCACTGCTATCATCTCACCCACGAGTTTAGAAGACTCTCGCACTCCCATACAAATCATGAGGACAAGCTGCAGATCAAGAATATTATCTACCATGCCATCAAGGACTGCTGCACCATTCTTACCAGGGCTTTGGACGAGCGCATAGATGCGGAAATGGCCAAGCTACAGGCGGAATAGATCGCACTTACATATTTCATGTTTATTCTCTTTTGTTTCAAAcaattatgattattttttacaaacatGTTCTACTtcttaagattttaatttgtctaaaattcaataaataccCACTTAgaaacaaacataaataagTGACTTCTCTGTTTATAAAATACCAAAAGGATTCAACATTTAACTAACACTTTCATTTATCCCCAATTATAATCATATTTGATAACACAAcatttttgcattaaattaacttttagtATCTAGATAGAAGAGACTAGGTCTAAAAAAGACACACGCCAGCAACAAATGCCCATGCATGCTGAGGACGGAACTGAAACTGATGATGAGGAGTCCAGCCCAGACAGACAATAGCATCGTTAAGATCGTTGAACTCCTGGAACCTTTTGAGAAGTCAAGTCAATTACAACGCCAGAAAGCCTTTTACGTTAATTGAGAGGACAGAAGGAACATAATATTTAGCTAAACTAGCCTAGGGATTCGAGAAACAAGCAGCGAGATGACGGTGGATTTCAACGATTACTTTTGGGTAAGCAAAATAACCCTAAATGGATAATGGTtcttcataaataaatacaaaatttcatttacaGGGCGAGAAGAACAATGGTTACGATGTCTTGTATCACAACATGAAGTTTGGCCTGGTGGCCAGCAAGGAGTTGTCCGAGTTTCTGCGCGAAAAGTCCAACATTGAGGAGCAGAACTCGAAGATGATGTCCAAGCTGGCTCACAAGGCTGGCACCCTGAACAGTACATTTGCTCCCGTTTGGACCATACTGCGAACTTCGGCGGAAAAGCTTTCCACCCTCCATCTGCAGATGGTGCAGAAGCTGACCGAGCTGGTCAAGGATGTGGCCAAGTATGCCGACGAGCTGCACAAGAAGCACAAGTCCGTCAAGGAGGAGGAATCACAGACCCTGGAATGTGTACAGGCCATCCAAACGTCGACCGTGGCAGTGCAGAAGTTGCGGGACCTCTACGCCAGCAAGGTGCAGGAGCTGGAGAAGTTGCGCAAGGACAACGGCTCGCACAAGGATGCCGAGAAACTGGAGAGCAAACTCAAGAAATTGCAGGAGGAGTACAAGGCTTTGTTGGACAAGCATAATCCCATTAAGAACGAGTTCGAGAGACGCATGACACAGACCTGCAAGGTATGGATATTATTAGTTAACTAATAGCCCTTTCGGAGCTTACGCCTTTCaacatgttttatttttagcgcTTTCAAGAGATTGAGGAGGTGCATCTGCGCCAAATGAAAGAGTTCCTGTCTACCTATTTAGAAATGCTGCAGAACAATCACGATATGGTGGGACAAGTACATTCCGACTTTAAGAGGCAGTTTGTCGACATGTCGGTGGACAAACTCCTGGAACAGTTTGTGCTCAACAAGTACACGGGTCTGGAGAAGCCAGGTATGTTGGCACTTTGAACGGGAAAGCTTTcgtgtatttaatttatatcgagtttttgtttaaattttgttctttatatttttttatatatctgaCAAATCTATATTTTTGCTTATGATTAACTCTGTTCTATTAACAGAAATGCCCGAGCTGGAGTATGTGGCCCTGTCGAGTGGTTCTCGACTGCAGCAGCCGCAGGTTTCTGCCACCGCATCCAATTCGAATTCGGCCACCAGCATTCAGGCAGCTCTGCGGGCTGGCAATGCGGCGGCAACAGCCTCGGGAAGCGTGGTTTCCATGGACCAGAGGGGCGATGCCTTGGCAGCGATCTCTTTGGGCAGCGGAAGTGCGGCCAGCGGAAGCATTCCCTATGCCGAGGATCCGATATTGGGTGCCATGGGATCGCCGCGTCCCACATCGCCGGACATGCTGGCGGGATCGAATGCCACGCCGATCCAGGCACAACCTACTGGGGGAGCCACGTCCACGGTGAAGAGTCTGCGGTCCTGGTTTTTGCCCACTGCCAAACAGCAGCAGTCGACGGGCGCCGGAAATTTCGGTATGAGCGGAAGCGGAAGTGGCAGCACCAACAACAATACCACCATcacgacaacaacagcaagcaacaatagcaacaacttGAACACCAAcaacacaacagcaacaactacaacaacaactggcACGAATAATCTCACCACCAATATCACCAAAAATTCCCCCAATTCTGAGGATACTAGCAATCAAGGTTCATtctctttgattttatttggtttttgctttaatttattatttttgtttcgtaCCCTTAATGGTTATTAGTTTCTCCTCCTAAGTATTCGTCAGAACTATCAGTTTAAACTCTAGCTGTTTCTATTGTAACATAATTCTTATCTGTTCTTAGATATATTTATGTACGTGACATAGGTTACCTtcatattcatttttattcaagcttcagttgttttataaaaaaatgttttttaagagTGCTGAGTcgaatgttttgtttaaagttgGTGGTGGCCTgattacaaagtttattttctcagtttagtttttttggtAATCCTTTTTGGGGTTTATAGATATTTCAAAGTTGTTTATAAAACATACATTACTATTAAAGCAAAAACAGAgaacaattaaataagaaatctGACTGTGTGAAGAGGCCTTaagaaataaccaaaattgaatatcaaaagtattttttcgTGGTACAGCAATCATTACTAAATAGTCTTGATACAGAGTATTGGAAGCAACTTACGTCactaatatttgtaaattaactATGATTTCCTCATATCTATTCCttatgtatataattttatttatttttattattttattactctccttttaagttaaaaactaTCTGAAATTGTACACTCAAACACCAGCCAACCAATCAGACACTTCTCGGGAGTATCTACATAAACTACTGCACACCAAATCGCACACACAAATGCCATCAAAGCCATTTAACTAACAGCACTAACAACTACAATCTTTTTCTATGCTTCTTATTTCCGTGTTCCACGCTTTGTACACATCCAACATCATTTCCATCGCATCCGCCATCCATCAACCGCCATTGCTCATCCCTATCATCCACCCATCCATCCACCGATCGACTAATCGAAATCAAAACTTTAGATCAAGCACCACAGCAACCGGCAGAGGCCTTAACTCCAACCGCAAGTGCGGCTAATAAGAAGCAATTGAATGCAACGACAAGCGAGCAGCAGCTATCGAAATCATTAAATGAGCAAGATCACCTACAACAGACTGCAGCGGCtacggcagcaacatctgcagcagcagcaaccgcCACAACGACAACGTCCAGACGTGCAACGtcacttttaaatatattcacaTCAAACTCTCAGGGTAAATGATTCAAGAATGTCAATGAAAGTGATTGGCCCCCGTTTCACCCCCCGTCCCACTACTAAAACACCTGTACGGGTCCAAAACCacctaaacaaaaaaaatatgcatgtACTTAGGTTTAATATGTAAAGGCTTTTCTGTGTGCTTATTGTTCTCTCATACCCGATTAACAttcaaccatttttaaatcactttaCGGCGGTGTTTGAGTTCTGAGAAAGACATTACATTTAAGTTTACTACTGTGAATTGTTGCCCACCATAAAGCAGTTTTCTTCTCCACCAAAGTCTTAGCACTGAAGTATCCTCAAACTCTTAACTGGAGCTCAGCGACTTTTCCTATATGTTCTATTAGTTTGTAGCTTGCTTAATAAGTCAGCCATTTAACTAACCACATGTCCTGCTAACATTGATATTAATCCCATTTCGCCGACAGTCTCTGGCATTTTACGAAGTCGCCGCGACAAGACTAAGACCAAAAAggcaaagaaaaagaaagacaaCGAGGCCGCTGAGCACATACAGGAGGAGGGCCTGACCAGGTGAGTTCAAAATGTAGTTAGTACGCACACTAAATAACCATTAAAATCTTGATTCATTTCTAATGTTCCAGTGTGGAGCGAGCCAATAACACGCTGCTGGACTATGACGACCATGGACGCAGCATGAAGACACAGAActccagcggcagcagcgcAGGTGGGGGCCTGGCCGCCTTGTCGGTCACCTCGGCCCAGGGAAGCGTGGATTCGGCGGGGGCGAGCAGCATGGGCGGCAGTGGAGGGGCTGCCGTTGCCAGTGGCAGCTTGCCCAACGCCGGGGCCCTTACCAACTCGGCCTCGACCACGGCTCCTGGCGCCTCGAGTGGCACTGGAACAGGGTATGAGGTGGACGAGGAGGGATTCAGCATACAGCCAGCCAAGGAGATTGCCTGGGAGGAGGGACAGGACAAGTGTAAGTCCATGATTTGGAATCTAAGTAAGAGCACATTTGAAGAGGAAACTATTTTAGCTGGCAGTTTCTACTCCGACTCGGATACGGACTCGGATAATGACAAACAGGAGCGCCGGATTCATGTGAGCATTAAGCCACTTAAGAATGGCCAGGCGCCGATGTCGGCCAGCGTGGATGAGCTGCGCGCCACCGTGGAGAACATTTCGTTGTCCCCAACGGGAGTATTTTCAGTGAGTTTAGCCTAAGGATTCATACAAACTATAAACTAACTGAACATCCTTACCCATTCAGCATCACAGCCAGCAATTGCAGGCAGCCAGGGGAGCTCAAGCGTCTCGCCAGCAGTCCCCTGAGATTTCGAACGCCTCGACGCCAACGGCCAGTGTGCATCCTTATGCCCCGCTGCAGAGTCCCACGCTGtccaacaataacaatgcaaACAACACGACCAACAGTCGATATGCTGATCTGGGCGATATATTCTCGGAGCTGGGTGACATGAGCATGTCGGCACCTTCATCGGCGACGCTGGGCAAGCCGCCGGGCAGACAGATACCCACACCGACGTCAGCGTCCGCGGGCGGAAGCATAGCCATACCGCGACCGCCATCACGACGCTCGGACATGATTGCTATTGGGCCAGCGGCAACGGGCACAGCCCCGGGACGCGGACGAATGTCTCCGGCTCCCGTGACCGCCATGAATCGTGCCGAAAGCATTGGCAGCCTGGAGTTCCGCACGGCCATCGGGGGAGTGGGCTCCTCGCGAGGTCCTTCGCCGCTCACGATCGGTATTTCGGACACCATACCCCTGGCGGTGGCATTCCATGAAATCATTCACGCCTATTTTCGGGGCAGCGACGAGTCGCGCTGCCAGGTGAAGGTGTCCGGTGATATGATGTTATCATTCCCAGCCGGCATTGCCGGCCTGTTAGCCAATAATCCCAATCCAGCTAAGCTGGGTTTTCGCATTAAGCACGTTCAGAATCTGGAGAATCTGGTGCCCAACGGAAAGCTGGTGCAAATGTAAGTTTTCGGCTTTTCATTATGCCTCTGGTGTCGTATTCTAATAAGCTCTTATGCGAATTGCTTACAGAGATCGTCAGCAGTCGAGTACTGTGAGCACCATGCTGGAGTTTAATATGGGCGCCTTGACGGCCCTTCTGCGAAGGCAGGCGGAGAATAACCCGGCCGCCTCCTACTTCAACGTGGACATACTCAAGTACCAGGTGCGCACCAAGCCGGGAGCTAGTTCGTGTCCCTTCCAGCTGGTCAGCTACTGGAAGTGTGAGTCCAGCTACACGGCCCTCAAAGTGGACTACAAGTACAACAATCACGCCATGGCCAGTGCCTCGCCTCTGCTGAATGTCACTCTATCGGTTCCCGTCAACGGATCTGTGCGCAATGTTCAGTCCAAACCGCATTCCGCTTGGTAAGCAAATGAGTGGCAAGATCTAAAagctaaaaaagaaaactaaagcTTAAATATTCCTCATTCCTTAATACTAATTCATTATTGTTTGATCCAGGTTGGGTGAGTCGAATCGTTTGGTGTGGAACTTTACGGACATTTCGCAGAACTCACAGGATGGCGGAGTGGGCACTTTGCGAGCCCGGCTTGAGCTCAACGACGGTCCCTCGACACCGGCCCTCCTGGCCACCCAGTTCAACTGCGAGGGCACCACACTCTCGGGCATCGAGTTCGAGCTCCAGGGCAGCGGCTATCGCTTATCGCTGGTCAAACGGCGATTCGTTTCCGGTAAGTTTGAGTATACAACAAGTATAAATAGATATCTAAGGAAATTAACTCGTAACTATTTCGGTTTGCAGGAAAATATGTGTGCGAGGGCGATGGTATACGTAGTGGAGCTACGCCCACACCTCCGTCGGTGGGTTCCACCAGTCCGTATTCGGCGAAGTCAAACTAGTTGCTCCCCAATTAATAGACGGTAAATGGAAACGAAAAATGGCAATATGGCAATAGGCTCGTGAAAAACtagaaaaatttttgtaaCTATTCTTAAATATGAgacaaacacacatacacctaAACCATATTTAATTAGGCACAGAAATAGTGGAGCCTTCTTAGTTTTCTCTGAGCTTTTTATTATCACCCCTTGATTCCGATTTGGATATCACAGagcgaaattgaaattgataaagtttaatttttgacCACAAATATGTCAATTTTGTGAAATCAAATATACCgcagtaaatttatttaaaatgctataaattaaaataacgtAAAAT
This genomic window from Drosophila gunungcola strain Sukarami chromosome 3R, Dgunungcola_SK_2, whole genome shotgun sequence contains:
- the LOC128254416 gene encoding lysine-specific demethylase 3B, encoding MSQKELAALVASRTSRKRTVPSATSPMSTRSEPKSIIEIHISNDSSPTKRACRDVEQANVKVDQAQQQEEENLEQLPPLTQEEQQRYNDFRTSGSIFLQDLPCFKLQQAQPAVGSSPIPKCRECRRRNVVPKEGETSAVHDVYCRFYEFRRLQFNEKGELGVVGFPNPYSEPTPEDTAIWQPDGSTAPTSGYMDIQVCRYILLHAGDQFCYLWRQEAEALRLHQNPDGTIAWKKAVKGTREICDVCDTTLFNYHWTCRKCGFGVCLDCFKDRKEGQRLRRVETATQKGCDEYHWLLCTDPSGPQEHALTELMLTQIIAGDALNVLGRLLHEVRSLWQVPQVCGCLLSKQAVEDAQLNELIQDMIKESQLKQHTSFSSLASEQKLHQQQRLEQLHAKKLEFARERGIDYVPGRVWTKETLGKDPITTAFDNFKHINFLRKGLAGLRRFLPPRAMTLAHSTQLAPGVPHEWLCDGKLLRLTDAMHPDNRVLYQEVWKCGQPVMISEVARSLNLDLWHPQAFCRDFGEKPNDLINCLNGNLVPNQPMRHFWEGFQCMSKRLLDANGKPMLLKLKDWPPGDDFAEILPTRFADLMKGLPMPEYTLRTGNLNIASCLPKMFVPPDLGPKMYNAYGSALHPDKGTTNLHLDISDAVNIMVYVGIPQDGDTKPQLAATQKAIALGGCDYITRARCQSPDVLPGALWHIFPARDADKIRDLLNRVTLEKGFRLEPDHDPIHDQNWYLDDKLRARLFKEYGVEGHPIVQCLGDAVFIPAGAPHQVQNLHNCIKVAEDFVSPENITHCYHLTHEFRRLSHSHTNHEDKLQIKNIIYHAIKDCCTILTRALDERIDAEMAKLQAE
- the LOC128254561 gene encoding 39S ribosomal protein L47, mitochondrial; its protein translation is MSSTLIKCFNLAKTVGNATVKSLLTAPKQPWQACSAVALQTPHAQMQMHTSPVRRDLMEFFDDKKNWSETEVKVGRAWRTEELRIKSNKELHQLWFVLLKERNMLMTMEHECNDKMEVFPSPERIDKVKISMENLETVVRERNKAYHLLETGETGERPQKPVQNAFGLQVSYKSCEHVLPPFMNLKWIKSRNIGFGGRAVNRFLLKYREKLYNAKRKAKNRSRNEVMMILRRNPNFDLGVLRRQFPDVNVDKLCNEDKVRGHYVPKVGV